From a single Anoplolepis gracilipes chromosome 3, ASM4749672v1, whole genome shotgun sequence genomic region:
- the LOC140663485 gene encoding multiple inositol polyphosphate phosphatase 1 isoform X2, producing MFWKLFIKFIIFCITIDVSYACNYLRRNGTYECKLGSKTPYRCVANYDDSALEFEDCVEKKIWLILRHGTRYPGKKYIPRMINELPEWQHIILQNYKQNTTSLSANDAALFKKWKMSLAERDMMKLTLEGENEMIDLGERYQARFPSLMPETFNNQTYKFRYTSTQRTEESAKHFAVGLFGWHNSKNIWFPAPIYRDPVIRFYKACPRWRQEVDKNSNARLEKTKFLDSKIVKDMLNNIEKRIGHNIDYESVHLMHTMCAFETAWNQSIVSPWCKIFSLNDFRIFEYAEDLEFYWIDGYGYPLTYEQACPALKDMFDFFRSKEKTTTTAYFTHSGTILKLLALLGVAKDKHPLMHDSFTLHKEDKRVWRSSIIDTFASNMAFVLYDCASQGPSILFMLQERPVYLAGCPNNMPCPISIMKAIYPDRDEECQFDIMCRKTTQSN from the exons ATGTTTTGGAaactgtttattaaatttattatcttttgtatAACTATAGATGTTTCTTATGCTTGTAATTATCTCAGGCGTAATGGTACTTATGAATGTAAACTAGGATCAAAAACTCCTTACAGATGTGTAGCTAATTATGATGATTCTGCATTGGAATTTGAAG attgtgtcgaaaaaaagatttggTTAATTCTGCGTCATGGGACTCGTTATCCAGGCAAGAAATATATACCTCGTATGATAAATGAGTTACCAGAGTGgcaacatataatattacaaaattataaacaaaatacaacAAGTCTGTCAGCAAATGATGCAgctttatttaagaaatggAAAATGTCACTTGCTGAAAGAGACATGATGAAATTGACACTAGAAGGAGAGAATGAAATGATTGATCTTGGAGAAAGATATCAGGCAAGATTTCCATCTCTGATGCCGGAAACTTTCAACAATCAAACCTATAAA TTTAGATATACTTCCACTCAACGTACAGAGGAGAGCGCAAAGCACTTTGCTGTTGGTTTATTTGGTTGgcataatagtaaaaatatttggttTCCAGCGCCGATTTATCGAGATCCAGTTATaaga ttttacaaGGCTTGTCCTCGCTGGCGCCAAgaagttgataaaaattcaaatgcaAGATTAGAAAAAACGAAATTTTTGGATAGCAAAATTGTTAaagatatgttaaataatattgaaaagcgTATTGGCCACAATATTGATTATG aAAGTGTACATTTAATGCATACAATGTGTGCCTTCGAAACTGCTTGGAATCAGAGTATAGTATCTCCTtggtgtaaaatattttcattgaatGATTTCAGG atttttgaaTATGCAGAAGATCTAGAATTCTATTGGATTGATGGATATGGTTATCCATTAACTTATGAGCAAGCATGCCCTGCCTTAAAAGatatgtttgatttttttag atctAAAGAAAAGACAACAACAACAGCTTATTTTACACATTCTGGAACTATTCTGAAATTATTGGCTTTACTTGGAGTAGCTAAAGACAAACATCCTTTGATGCATGATTCTTTTACACTGCACAAAGAAGATAAAAGAGTTTGGAGAAGCAGTATTATTGATACATTTGCATCTAACATGGCATTTGTTTTATACga TTGTGCATCTCAAGGTCCTAGTATTCTATTCATGCTTCAAGAACGACCAGTATATTTGGCAGGTTGTCCAAATAATATGCCATGTCCAATATCTATTATGAAAGCGATATATCCAGATCGCGACGAAGAATGTCAGTTTGACATTATGTGTCGTAAGACAACGCAAAGTAATtga
- the Mip40 gene encoding protein lin-37 homolog produces MGKKRNVQPPPIMPGRIKVEIKDEIGDSDVLVARDRLKGALRELLQHSDTGSSADSGEESSAQDYKHSMRKMTKSITLQQPRKVRRRRQIQTDTAFHHTYVMKLFDRSVDLAQFREDTPLYPICRAWMANQPRNPNLVPKVRSPSPEIVNEVNITNNLIDANGELNDVHYLPAPLPREEAIPRNRIPSPILGEKEELNLDYEGQTLKSREQLMKEHITWWNAIRKKWHQRAHKNEQRYIQSATILNTIFTKAQAEFE; encoded by the exons AtggggaaaaaaagaaatgttcaACCTCCGCCAATAATGCCAGGACGGataaaagtagaaataaaagatgaaatag GAGATAGTGATGTCTTAGTAGCAAGAGATCGTTTAAAAGGTGCTCTTCGAGAATTATTACAACATAGTGACACAGGTTCATCAGCAGACTCAGGCGAAGAAAGTTCTGCTCAGGATTATAAACATTCAATGAGAAAGAT gACCAAATCCATTACTCTCCAACAACCGCGGAAAGTCAGACGTCGCCGACAAATACAGACTGATACAGCATTTCATCATACATATGTGATGAAATTATTTGATCGCAGTGTTGATTTAGCTCAATTTCGAGAGGATACACCACTTTATCCCATATGTCGTGCTTGGATGGCCAATCAACCAAGGAATCCAAATTTGGTTCCTaa AGTGCGTAGCCCAAGTCCAGAAATAGTGAATGAAGTTaacataacaaataatttaattgatgcTAATGGAGAGCTAAATGATGTCCACTATTTGCCTGCTCCTTTGCCTCGTGAGGAGGCTATACCAAGAAATCGTATTCCATCTCCTATACttggagagaaagaagaattgAACTTAGATTAT gaAGGACAAACTCTCAAATCGCGGGAACAATTAATGAAGGAACACATCACATGGTGGAATGCTATTCGTAAAAAATGGCATCAGCGAGCACATAAAAATGAACAACGTTATATACAAAGTGCTACTATACTTAACActatttttacaaa gGCGCAAGCAGAGTTTGAATAG
- the LOC140663484 gene encoding ankyrin repeat domain-containing protein 13D isoform X2 — translation MVNIDTVRKNYPLHCLVWHNSYVELDKELSTNQHDIEKHDNRGRTPLMLAVTLGHTDSAVVLLQHEANVNTENTQGWSVVQEAVGTGNPELLQLVLARRDYQRYCNRVAGIPELLHKLKQAPDFYVEMKWEFTSWVPLASRMCPSDTYKVYKQGSNVRIDTTLLGFDHANWQRGNRSYVFKGQNDGATMMEVDHETRKVYIEHMKLIGDDNIQLMEPSEEGVIARLTNPIVTTYIDTDKISFERNKAGLWGWRSDKSEVINGHECKVFSASNVELITKTRLEHLSETDKARARAPRTPLQSFLGIAEQQQESCSAITTSEEFNNVGNPSNITIEEYFDPTVDLNGRDIGRPKEINTKIQKFKATLWLSEDYPLSLQEQIMPIVDLMAISSSHFAKLKDFIQMQLPAGFPVKIEIPLFHILNARITFGNIFGLDQEVPHVGHLQETNRVTCLVDDVCFEAPSGYAKLGAEVRTQFSIEEEDDLLQFAIQQSLLEAGSERDEVDIWEALRAQKPSRPTTPNMTTEEERQLQRAIQASLVLYQETAGSAEGTTNSAGINENEDSDSLEGTAEQLRLALKLSEQQQIEEEQRRLLEEETFRQVLELSLTEK, via the exons ATGGTGAATATAGATACTGTACGAAAGAATTATCCATTGCACTGTCTCGTCTGGCATAACAGCTATGTAGAACTCGACAAGGAACTATCCACAAATCAG caCGATATAGAAAAACATGACAATCGAGGAAGGACACCACTCATGCTAGCAGTAACTTTAGGTCATACAGATTCTGCTGTAGTTCTATTACAGCATGAAGCCAATGTTAATACAGAAAATACTCAGGGATGGAGTG TGGTCCAAGAAGCGGTGGGTACAGGGAATCCTGAATTGCTACAATTGGTGCTTGCTAGAAGAGATTACCAGAGGTATTGTAATCGAGTTGCTGGTATACCAGAATTACTTCACAAACTTAAACAG gCACctgatttttatgtagaaATGAAGTGGGAGTTTACAAGTTGGG TTCCTCTTGCATCTCGGATGTGTCCAAGTGATAcctataaagtttataaacaAGGTAGTAATGTGAGGATAGATACTACTTTGTTAGGCTTTGATCATGCAAATTGGCAACGCGGCAATCGTAGCTATGTCTTCAAAGGACAGA atgatGGGGCAACAATGATGGAAGTAGACCATGAAACAAGAAAAGTTTATATCGAACATATGAAACTTATAGGAGATGATAATATACAACTAATGGAACCGTCTGAAGAAGGCGTGATAGCTCGGCTTACTAATCCTATAGTTACGACATACATAGACACGgataaaattagttttgaacg caataAAGCAGGTCTTTGGGGATGGCGTTCCGATAAGAGCGAAGTAATAAATGGTCACGAATGTAAAGTTTTTAGCGCGAGCAATGTggaattaataactaaaactCGATTGGAGCACCTATCTGAAACAGACAAAGCAAGAGCCCGAGCACCGAGAACACCTTTGCAATCATTTCTTGGTATTGCAGAGCAGCAACAGGAGAGTTGCAGCGCTATTACCACCAGT gaagaatttaataatgtaggTAATCCCTCTAACATTACTATTGAAGAATACTTTGATCCAACTGTTGATTTAAATGGAAGAGATATAGGTCGaccaaaagaaattaatacaaaaattcaaaaatttaag gcAACTTTATGGTTGAGTGAGGATTATCCATTAAGTCTTCAAGAACAAATTATGCCAATTGTAGATTTGATGGCTATATCTAGTTcacattttgcaaaattgaaagattttattcaaatGCAACTTCCAGCTGGTTTTCCTGTTAAAATTG AAATTCCACTGTTTCACATTCTCAATGCAAGAATAACATTTGGAAATATATTTGGTTTGGATCAAGAAGTACCACATGTGGGCCATTTACAAGAAACTAATCGTGTAACTTGCTTAGTCGATGATGTTTGTTTCGAGGCACCTAGTGGATATGCGAAATTgg gTGCAGAAGTCAGAACACAATTTAGTattgaagaagaagatgattTGTTGCAGTTTGCTATTCAGCAAAGTCTTCTAGAAGCTGGCAGTGAACGTGACGAG GTTGATATATGGGAAGCATTAAGAGCGCAAAAACCATCTAGACCAACTACACCTAACATGACCACAGAAGAAGAAAGACAACTTCAAAG GGCAATTCAGGCTAGCTTGGTATTATATCAAGAAACAGCTGGATCTGCCGAAGGTACTACAAATTCGGCCggtataaatgaaaatgaagaTAGTGATTCTCTCGAAGGCACAGCAGAACAGTTGAGATTAGCGTTAAAACTTTCCGAGCAACAACAAATAGAAGAAGAACAACGGCGATTATTAGAAGAAGAAACCTTTCGTCAAGTGCTAGAATTATCTTTGACAGAAAAGTAA
- the LOC140663485 gene encoding multiple inositol polyphosphate phosphatase 1 isoform X1 produces MFWKLFIKFIIFCITIDVSYACNYLRRNGTYECKLGSKTPYRCVANYDDSALEFEDCVEKKIWLILRHGTRYPGKKYIPRMINELPEWQHIILQNYKQNTTSLSANDAALFKKWKMSLAERDMMKLTLEGENEMIDLGERYQARFPSLMPETFNNQTYKFRYTSTQRTEESAKHFAVGLFGWHNSKNIWFPAPIYRDPVIRFYKACPRWRQEVDKNSNARLEKTKFLDSKIVKDMLNNIEKRIGHNIDYESVHLMHTMCAFETAWNQSIVSPWCKIFSLNDFRIFEYAEDLEFYWIDGYGYPLTYEQACPALKDMFDFFRSKEKTTTTAYFTHSGTILKLLALLGVAKDKHPLMHDSFTLHKEDKRVWRSSIIDTFASNMAFVLYEYVFILKLYKIVLFIHICNSLISLFLVVHLKVLVFYSCFKNDQYIWQVVQIICHVQYLL; encoded by the exons ATGTTTTGGAaactgtttattaaatttattatcttttgtatAACTATAGATGTTTCTTATGCTTGTAATTATCTCAGGCGTAATGGTACTTATGAATGTAAACTAGGATCAAAAACTCCTTACAGATGTGTAGCTAATTATGATGATTCTGCATTGGAATTTGAAG attgtgtcgaaaaaaagatttggTTAATTCTGCGTCATGGGACTCGTTATCCAGGCAAGAAATATATACCTCGTATGATAAATGAGTTACCAGAGTGgcaacatataatattacaaaattataaacaaaatacaacAAGTCTGTCAGCAAATGATGCAgctttatttaagaaatggAAAATGTCACTTGCTGAAAGAGACATGATGAAATTGACACTAGAAGGAGAGAATGAAATGATTGATCTTGGAGAAAGATATCAGGCAAGATTTCCATCTCTGATGCCGGAAACTTTCAACAATCAAACCTATAAA TTTAGATATACTTCCACTCAACGTACAGAGGAGAGCGCAAAGCACTTTGCTGTTGGTTTATTTGGTTGgcataatagtaaaaatatttggttTCCAGCGCCGATTTATCGAGATCCAGTTATaaga ttttacaaGGCTTGTCCTCGCTGGCGCCAAgaagttgataaaaattcaaatgcaAGATTAGAAAAAACGAAATTTTTGGATAGCAAAATTGTTAaagatatgttaaataatattgaaaagcgTATTGGCCACAATATTGATTATG aAAGTGTACATTTAATGCATACAATGTGTGCCTTCGAAACTGCTTGGAATCAGAGTATAGTATCTCCTtggtgtaaaatattttcattgaatGATTTCAGG atttttgaaTATGCAGAAGATCTAGAATTCTATTGGATTGATGGATATGGTTATCCATTAACTTATGAGCAAGCATGCCCTGCCTTAAAAGatatgtttgatttttttag atctAAAGAAAAGACAACAACAACAGCTTATTTTACACATTCTGGAACTATTCTGAAATTATTGGCTTTACTTGGAGTAGCTAAAGACAAACATCCTTTGATGCATGATTCTTTTACACTGCACAAAGAAGATAAAAGAGTTTGGAGAAGCAGTATTATTGATACATTTGCATCTAACATGGCATTTGTTTTATACgagtatgtttttattttgaaattatataaaattgtgttattcatacatatatgtaattcttTAATCTCACTCTTTCTAGTTGTGCATCTCAAGGTCCTAGTATTCTATTCATGCTTCAAGAACGACCAGTATATTTGGCAGGTTGTCCAAATAATATGCCATGTCCAATATCTATTATGA
- the LOC140663484 gene encoding ankyrin repeat domain-containing protein 13D isoform X1, whose protein sequence is MVNIDTVRKNYPLHCLVWHNSYVELDKELSTNQHDIEKHDNRGRTPLMLAVTLGHTDSAVVLLQHEANVNTENTQGWSVVQEAVGTGNPELLQLVLARRDYQRYCNRVAGIPELLHKLKQAPDFYVEMKWEFTSWVPLASRMCPSDTYKVYKQGSNVRIDTTLLGFDHANWQRGNRSYVFKGQTASNPPMAIRCERSYVFSMGGHNTDDGATMMEVDHETRKVYIEHMKLIGDDNIQLMEPSEEGVIARLTNPIVTTYIDTDKISFERNKAGLWGWRSDKSEVINGHECKVFSASNVELITKTRLEHLSETDKARARAPRTPLQSFLGIAEQQQESCSAITTSEEFNNVGNPSNITIEEYFDPTVDLNGRDIGRPKEINTKIQKFKATLWLSEDYPLSLQEQIMPIVDLMAISSSHFAKLKDFIQMQLPAGFPVKIEIPLFHILNARITFGNIFGLDQEVPHVGHLQETNRVTCLVDDVCFEAPSGYAKLGAEVRTQFSIEEEDDLLQFAIQQSLLEAGSERDEVDIWEALRAQKPSRPTTPNMTTEEERQLQRAIQASLVLYQETAGSAEGTTNSAGINENEDSDSLEGTAEQLRLALKLSEQQQIEEEQRRLLEEETFRQVLELSLTEK, encoded by the exons ATGGTGAATATAGATACTGTACGAAAGAATTATCCATTGCACTGTCTCGTCTGGCATAACAGCTATGTAGAACTCGACAAGGAACTATCCACAAATCAG caCGATATAGAAAAACATGACAATCGAGGAAGGACACCACTCATGCTAGCAGTAACTTTAGGTCATACAGATTCTGCTGTAGTTCTATTACAGCATGAAGCCAATGTTAATACAGAAAATACTCAGGGATGGAGTG TGGTCCAAGAAGCGGTGGGTACAGGGAATCCTGAATTGCTACAATTGGTGCTTGCTAGAAGAGATTACCAGAGGTATTGTAATCGAGTTGCTGGTATACCAGAATTACTTCACAAACTTAAACAG gCACctgatttttatgtagaaATGAAGTGGGAGTTTACAAGTTGGG TTCCTCTTGCATCTCGGATGTGTCCAAGTGATAcctataaagtttataaacaAGGTAGTAATGTGAGGATAGATACTACTTTGTTAGGCTTTGATCATGCAAATTGGCAACGCGGCAATCGTAGCTATGTCTTCAAAGGACAGA CTGCATCAAATCCACCTATGGCAATTAGATGTGAACGCAGTTATGTGTTCAGTATGGGTGGTCATAACACAG atgatGGGGCAACAATGATGGAAGTAGACCATGAAACAAGAAAAGTTTATATCGAACATATGAAACTTATAGGAGATGATAATATACAACTAATGGAACCGTCTGAAGAAGGCGTGATAGCTCGGCTTACTAATCCTATAGTTACGACATACATAGACACGgataaaattagttttgaacg caataAAGCAGGTCTTTGGGGATGGCGTTCCGATAAGAGCGAAGTAATAAATGGTCACGAATGTAAAGTTTTTAGCGCGAGCAATGTggaattaataactaaaactCGATTGGAGCACCTATCTGAAACAGACAAAGCAAGAGCCCGAGCACCGAGAACACCTTTGCAATCATTTCTTGGTATTGCAGAGCAGCAACAGGAGAGTTGCAGCGCTATTACCACCAGT gaagaatttaataatgtaggTAATCCCTCTAACATTACTATTGAAGAATACTTTGATCCAACTGTTGATTTAAATGGAAGAGATATAGGTCGaccaaaagaaattaatacaaaaattcaaaaatttaag gcAACTTTATGGTTGAGTGAGGATTATCCATTAAGTCTTCAAGAACAAATTATGCCAATTGTAGATTTGATGGCTATATCTAGTTcacattttgcaaaattgaaagattttattcaaatGCAACTTCCAGCTGGTTTTCCTGTTAAAATTG AAATTCCACTGTTTCACATTCTCAATGCAAGAATAACATTTGGAAATATATTTGGTTTGGATCAAGAAGTACCACATGTGGGCCATTTACAAGAAACTAATCGTGTAACTTGCTTAGTCGATGATGTTTGTTTCGAGGCACCTAGTGGATATGCGAAATTgg gTGCAGAAGTCAGAACACAATTTAGTattgaagaagaagatgattTGTTGCAGTTTGCTATTCAGCAAAGTCTTCTAGAAGCTGGCAGTGAACGTGACGAG GTTGATATATGGGAAGCATTAAGAGCGCAAAAACCATCTAGACCAACTACACCTAACATGACCACAGAAGAAGAAAGACAACTTCAAAG GGCAATTCAGGCTAGCTTGGTATTATATCAAGAAACAGCTGGATCTGCCGAAGGTACTACAAATTCGGCCggtataaatgaaaatgaagaTAGTGATTCTCTCGAAGGCACAGCAGAACAGTTGAGATTAGCGTTAAAACTTTCCGAGCAACAACAAATAGAAGAAGAACAACGGCGATTATTAGAAGAAGAAACCTTTCGTCAAGTGCTAGAATTATCTTTGACAGAAAAGTAA